In a genomic window of Gossypium arboreum isolate Shixiya-1 chromosome 9, ASM2569848v2, whole genome shotgun sequence:
- the LOC108455666 gene encoding inactive LRR receptor-like serine/threonine-protein kinase BIR2, with translation MKGSCPSSLKIFRFVLLTRMLFAGHVSSTITEDDIKCLKGIKNSLNEPDGKLSNWSFNNNSAGFICNFAGVECWTEREDRLLGLELRDMKLSGQLPQSLQYCQSLQTLDLSANRLSGTVPAQICSWLPYLVTLDLSSNDLSGSIPSELSNCAYLNNLVLSNNRLTGSIPEQLSGLLRLKRFSVANNDLKGAIPLSFENNSKVDFAGNSGLCGPPLGKCGNLSRKSLEIIIAAGVKAKRRNGGMEAENVGSGSMEVVEG, from the exons ATGAAGGGATCATGTCCCAGCAGTTTAAAGATATTCAGGTTTGTTCTTCTAACACGGATGCTTTTTGCAGGACATGTTTCATCAACTATAacagaagatgatataaaatgtctGAAAGGTATCAAGAATTCTCTAAATGAACCAGATGGTAAGTTAAGCAACTGGAGTTTCAATAACAATTCAGCAGGTTTTATATGCAATTTTGCTGGAGTTGAATGTTGGACGGAACGAGAAGATCGCCTGTTAGGTCTTGAGCTTCGTGACATGAAACTCTCAGGACAATTACCTCAATCTTTACAGTACTGTCAGAGTTTGCAGACTTTGGATCTGTCGGCTAACAGGCTTTCTGGTACAGTCCCTGCACAGATATGTAGTTGGTTACCTTATTTGGTAACCCTTGATCTGTCTAGCAATGATCTGTCAGGTTCCATCCCATCTGAATTATCTAACTGTGCTTATCTAAATAATTTGGTACTGTCAAATAATAGACTTACGGGATCAATTCCAGAGCAGTTATCAGGTTTGTTACGTTTGAAGAGGTTTTCTGTAGCAAATAATGATCTCAAAGGTGCAATTCCTTTATCTTTTGAGAATAATAGTAAGGTAGACTTCGCTGGGAATAGTGGTCTTTGTGGGCCTCCTCTTGGAAAGTGTGGGAATTTAAGTAGGAAGAGTTTGGAAATTATAATTGCAGCTGGG GTGAAGGCGAAACGTAGGAATGGAGGCATGGAGGCAGAGAACGTGGGTAGTGGAAGCATGGAGGTAGTTGAAGGCTAG